The proteins below are encoded in one region of Enhydrobacter sp.:
- the ruvX gene encoding Holliday junction resolvase RuvX has protein sequence MPIVDFPELRASLVRDGRLMAFDVGTRTIGVATSDVRRTLATPLLVLKRSRLAADLERLADLSGKHEVKALVLGLPLNMDGSEGPRCQSVRQFAANIAAHGPPALAALPIVLQDERLSTAAVTRGMIEDYDMSRAKRAERVDAAAAAWILESALARLA, from the coding sequence ATGCCGATCGTCGACTTTCCGGAACTCAGGGCGTCGCTGGTGCGCGACGGCCGTCTGATGGCGTTCGACGTGGGGACCAGAACGATCGGCGTGGCGACTTCCGACGTGCGACGCACGCTCGCCACGCCGCTTCTCGTCCTCAAGCGCTCCAGGCTCGCGGCGGACCTCGAGCGTCTGGCCGACCTCTCCGGCAAGCACGAGGTGAAGGCGCTCGTGCTTGGTCTGCCGCTCAACATGGACGGCAGCGAGGGGCCGCGCTGCCAGTCGGTGCGCCAGTTCGCGGCCAATATCGCAGCCCACGGGCCGCCTGCCCTGGCCGCCCTGCCCATCGTCCTGCAGGACGAGCGGCTGAGCACGGCGGCGGTAACGCGGGGCATGATCGAGGACTACGACATGAGCCGCGCCAAGCGCGCCGAACGGGTCGATGCCGCGGCCGCCGCCTGGATCCTCGAAAGCGCCCTCGCCCGCCTCGCGTGA
- a CDS encoding TIGR02466 family protein — translation MAIHALFPTLVYRAPLTSAANAHFDQRLHDECEAIAASDMAGRRWSAKHYVGGYTSYGSLDRLHLVSPLFDRLRRHIDRHVALFVRSLQYDLSRRRVAMSDCWLNRMPGGIGHSLHLHPASFISGTYYVVVPKGAGALKFEDPRLSRLMAAPPRRADAPRAMRSFVSMAARSSDLILFESWLRHEVPPARYAGERVSISFNYTWVTTPARAGAKKS, via the coding sequence ATGGCGATCCATGCCCTATTTCCGACACTCGTCTATCGCGCTCCGCTGACCTCCGCTGCGAACGCACATTTCGATCAGAGACTCCACGACGAGTGCGAGGCGATCGCCGCATCGGACATGGCCGGCCGGCGGTGGTCGGCGAAGCACTATGTCGGCGGCTACACTTCTTACGGATCGCTCGATCGGCTGCATCTGGTTTCGCCGCTGTTCGACAGGCTGCGACGCCACATCGATCGACATGTCGCCCTTTTTGTCCGATCGCTGCAGTATGATCTCTCGCGCCGGCGCGTGGCGATGTCCGACTGCTGGCTGAACCGGATGCCGGGCGGCATCGGACATTCCTTGCATCTGCACCCCGCATCGTTCATCAGCGGCACCTACTATGTCGTGGTGCCGAAAGGGGCGGGCGCGCTCAAGTTCGAGGATCCGCGGCTATCGCGTCTGATGGCGGCCCCGCCGCGACGCGCGGATGCGCCCCGGGCCATGCGTTCTTTCGTCAGCATGGCTGCGCGGTCCAGCGATCTCATATTGTTCGAGAGCTGGTTGCGCCACGAGGTGCCGCCCGCGCGCTATGCCGGCGAGCGCGTCTCCATCAGCTTCAACTACACATGGGTGACGACGCCGGCGAGAGCAGGTGCTAAGAAAAGTTGA
- a CDS encoding YceI family protein: MSRAATIGRRRVLLLGSALAIASPGRAAWALEQLKIGSERGTIDFSIGDSKLFRTTGSFKDWRGMIDVDRADVSKSRVDVRVNTTSIEMLDKQQTDMLKGADFFDVDKFPEMIFKSTNIERVSEDKLKVMGDITLRGITKPMQLDVEVADRRPDAPPGTRYARFLGQGQIKRSEFGMTKFVDVVGDTVDISIRADAWR, translated from the coding sequence ATGTCACGCGCTGCAACGATCGGACGCCGCCGCGTCCTCCTGCTGGGAAGCGCCCTGGCCATTGCGTCGCCAGGCCGTGCGGCGTGGGCGCTCGAACAGCTCAAGATCGGCAGCGAGCGCGGCACGATCGACTTCTCGATCGGCGACTCCAAGCTCTTTCGCACCACGGGTTCGTTCAAGGACTGGCGCGGCATGATCGATGTCGACCGTGCCGATGTCTCGAAGAGCCGCGTCGACGTGCGGGTGAACACCACGAGCATCGAGATGCTCGACAAGCAGCAGACCGACATGCTGAAGGGCGCCGATTTCTTCGACGTGGACAAGTTTCCCGAGATGATTTTCAAGTCGACGAACATCGAGCGTGTGAGCGAGGACAAGCTCAAGGTCATGGGCGACATCACCCTGCGTGGCATCACGAAGCCGATGCAGCTCGACGTCGAGGTGGCCGACCGCCGGCCGGACGCGCCGCCGGGGACGCGCTATGCGCGCTTTCTCGGCCAGGGACAGATCAAGCGGTCGGAGTTCGGCATGACGAAGTTCGTCGATGTCGTGGGCGACACGGTCGACATTTCCATCCGCGCCGATGCCTGGCGCTGA
- a CDS encoding cytochrome b: protein MPGAEAHGQRPTLGYRPVAKGLHWITAAAVFGLLALGLWMTDLPIGLTKLEAYAWHKWIGLTVFLLTVARLIWRWHAPPPPLPDAVTRWERRLAPVSHAALLVLLVALPITGWLMSSAGGVEIFWFGLVPLPNPVPRDAGLFERLRTAHHWLAWTLMAVLALHVAAVIRHDVLRRDGVFRRMWPSR from the coding sequence ATGCCTGGCGCTGAGGCGCACGGGCAGCGGCCGACCCTCGGCTATCGGCCGGTCGCCAAGGGGCTGCACTGGATCACGGCGGCGGCGGTGTTCGGCCTTCTCGCGCTCGGCCTTTGGATGACCGACCTGCCCATCGGGCTCACCAAGCTCGAGGCCTATGCCTGGCACAAATGGATCGGCCTCACCGTGTTCCTTCTCACCGTGGCACGGCTCATCTGGCGCTGGCATGCGCCACCGCCGCCTTTGCCCGACGCCGTCACCCGATGGGAGCGCCGGCTGGCGCCGGTCTCACACGCCGCACTGCTCGTTCTGCTCGTGGCGCTGCCGATCACCGGCTGGCTCATGAGCTCTGCAGGGGGCGTCGAGATCTTCTGGTTCGGCCTCGTGCCGCTGCCGAACCCGGTGCCCCGCGATGCCGGCCTGTTCGAGCGCCTGCGGACCGCCCATCACTGGCTGGCCTGGACGCTCATGGCCGTTCTCGCTCTCCACGTCGCGGCGGTGATCCGCCACGACGTCCTGCGCCGCGACGGCGTCTTCCGCCGCATGTGGCCGTCGCGATAG
- a CDS encoding citrate synthase/methylcitrate synthase — MLQTRVDSGLDGVIVADTVMSEVDGEAGRLVVRGHGLEELVAHRGFEGVAALLWTGHGEGGGDETAVREGLAAARVRAFADVPRLLAATAALSPIEALRVGIGMLADSDPMPHHYLVCGAMPVFLTALLNARRGLSAIAPDPALTTAQDFLRMLRGQRAGAVFEKGLDTYLATVADHGFNASTFTARVVASTRAGLISAVLAGLCALKGPLHGGAPGPVLDMLDEIGDAARAEAWFDDAFAKGVRLMGFGHRVYKVRDPRADVLKAAVATLPSTAGRLAFAAAVEKGAIAALRRHKPGQRLETNVEYYTALLLEALDVPREAFTALFAVGRAAGWCAHIFEQEKGGRIIRPQSNYIGPRPQ, encoded by the coding sequence ATGCTGCAGACACGCGTGGACAGTGGCCTCGATGGCGTGATCGTGGCCGATACGGTGATGAGCGAGGTCGACGGCGAGGCGGGCCGGCTGGTCGTCCGCGGGCACGGCCTCGAGGAGCTGGTCGCGCACCGCGGCTTCGAAGGCGTCGCCGCCTTGCTGTGGACAGGCCATGGCGAGGGCGGCGGCGACGAGACGGCCGTCCGCGAGGGCCTGGCCGCCGCGCGGGTCAGGGCCTTCGCCGATGTGCCGCGGCTGCTGGCGGCGACGGCGGCGCTGAGCCCGATCGAAGCGCTGCGCGTCGGGATCGGCATGCTGGCGGACTCCGATCCGATGCCTCATCACTATCTCGTCTGTGGCGCGATGCCCGTGTTCCTGACGGCGTTGCTCAACGCGCGCCGCGGCCTGTCGGCGATCGCGCCCGATCCCGCGCTCACGACGGCGCAGGATTTTCTGCGCATGCTGCGCGGCCAGCGCGCCGGGGCCGTCTTCGAGAAGGGGCTCGACACCTATCTCGCCACGGTGGCGGATCATGGATTCAATGCGTCGACCTTCACCGCCCGCGTCGTCGCTTCCACCCGCGCCGGCCTGATCTCGGCGGTGCTCGCGGGCCTGTGCGCCCTCAAGGGCCCGTTGCATGGCGGCGCGCCGGGGCCGGTGCTCGACATGCTGGACGAGATCGGCGATGCCGCGCGGGCCGAAGCGTGGTTCGACGACGCCTTCGCCAAGGGCGTGCGACTGATGGGTTTCGGCCACCGTGTCTACAAGGTGCGCGACCCGCGGGCGGATGTGCTGAAGGCCGCGGTGGCGACGTTGCCGTCGACGGCGGGACGGCTGGCCTTTGCCGCGGCGGTCGAGAAGGGCGCGATCGCGGCCCTGCGCCGCCACAAGCCGGGGCAGCGGCTCGAGACCAACGTCGAATACTACACCGCACTGCTGCTCGAAGCCCTGGACGTGCCGCGCGAGGCCTTCACCGCCTTGTTCGCGGTGGGTCGGGCCGCGGGCTGGTGCGCCCACATCTTCGAGCAGGAGAAGGGTGGGCGCATCATCCGCCCGCAATCGAACTACATCGGTCCACGGCCGCAGTAG